CTGGTGGTGTGCAACACAGACTACGATGACGACCAGGAACGCAATCACCTGCAGGCCCTGCAGTCGTACAACGTCGACGGCCTGATCGTGAACACCCTCGGCCACCGCGCCGATGAATTGGCGAAGCTGGCCCGTGACTTGCCGATGGTGTTGGTCGACCGGCAACTGGCCGGCCTGGCGGTCGACCTGGTAGGGCTGGACAACAGCGACGCCGTCGAACAGGCCCTCGATCACCTGCAACGCTGCGGTTATCGCGACATCCTCGCCGTGACCGAGCCGCTCGACGGCACCAGCTCCCGCCAGGAGCGGGTCGATGCCTTCCAGGCTTCCATCGCCCGGCGCCCTGGCCTGCGTGGGCAGGTGCTGGAGGTGGGCGTGGACCTGCCGGAGCAACTGGGCAGCTTCATGGCCGGGGCAGGGCACGGCCCGCAGGCGCTGTTCACCTGCAACGGCGTTGCCACCCTGGAAGTGGTAAGCGTGCTGCACGCCCGCGGCGGGACGCTGTTCCAGGATGTGGGCCTGCTGGCGCTGGACGAACTGGACTGGTACCCGCTGGTAGGCAGCGGCATCACCGCCCTGGCCCAGCCCACCGGGCGGATCGGTGCCGCAGCGTTCCAGTGCCTGCTGGAGCGCCTGCAAGGCAGCGGTTCGCCGGCACGGCGCCTGGATTTGCAAGCCGAACTGATCCCGCGAGGCTCCACCCGATCACAAGCATGACGGCGTCCTTGACGCCGTTGCTGCTGACGAAAAATGAAACCGGTTTCATCCACAAGAACAAGGACCACACACATGCAAACGCCCATTGTCTCCATCAGCTTGTCGAGTTTCGGTGCCGATGTCGTGCGGCGCCTGGGCCAGGCCAGCTATCTGCCGCTGCTGGCCGCCGCCGGTGCGCGGCGGGTGGAATGGCGCGAGGAACTGTTCGATGCCGCGCCCGATGCCGCTACCCTGGCCAACCTGGCCGCCGAGCATGGCCTGCAGAGCCTTTACTCCACGCCACTGGAGCTATGGCGCGAGGATGGCAGTCTGGAGCCGGCCATCGCCCAACGTTTGCAACGGGCAAGCGAGATCGGCGCGGTGGCGCTTAAGGTATCGCTGGGGCATTACCAGACGGGTTGCGACCTGCAGGCCCTGGCGCCATTACTGGGGCACAAGACGGCGCTGTACGTGGAAAACGACCAGACGCCCTACGGCGGACGGCTGCAAACCCTGGAAAGATTCTTCCGCGAAGCGCAGGCGCAGGGCGTGGCGCCGGGCATGACCTTCGATATCGGCAACTGGTACTGGCACGACGAATCGCCGCTGCTGGCGGCGCAACTGCTGGGCCGCTGGGTGCGTTACGTACACTGCAAGGCTGTCGCCCGGCGAGCCGACGGGCGCCTGGTCGCGGTCGTGCCCCAGGCGCTCGACCTGGTGCAGTGGCGCGAACTGATGACGCATTTCGCCCCAGACCTGCCGCGGGCCATCGAGTACCCCCTGGCCGGCGACGACCTGTTGGCGCTGACCGCGCGGCAGGTCGCGCAACTGGCGCAGCTGGAAGGGCAGGTGTGCCATGGCTGAGCACGACGTCCTGTGTTTCGGTGAAACCATGGCCATGTTCGTGGCCGCGCAGCCTGGAGAGCTGGCCCAAGTCGAGGGGTTCGGCAAGCGCATCGCCGGTGCCGACAGCAACGTGGCCATCGGCCTGGCACGTCTGGGTCTGGGGGTGCGCTGGCTGAGCCGGGTCGGCAATGATTCGCTCGGTGCCTTCGTGCTCGACACCCTGCGCCAGGAAGGGCTGGACTGCTCGAGCGTCGAGATCGATGACGAGCACCCCACCGGGTTCCAGCTCAAGGAACGCTGCGACGATGGCAGCGATCCGAAAGTCGAGTATTTCCGCCGTGGCTCGGCGGCCAGCCGGCTGTCGCCTACCCAGCTGCAACCGGCGTTGCTGGAGGCCCGACACCTGCATGCCACCGGCATCCCGCCGGCCCTGTCCGGCAGCTGCCGCGCGCTCTGCCACCAGTTGTTGGACGACATGCGCGCCCATGGCCGCAGCATTTCCTTCGACCCCAACCTGCGCCCCTCGCTGTGGCCGGACCGCCAGACCATGGTGCGCGAGATAAATGCACTTGCGTTCAAGGCCGACTGGGTCCTGCCGGGGCTTGAGGAGGGGCGCCTGCTGAGCGGCCGCCAGTCGCCGCAGGGCATCGCCGAGTTCTACCTGGAGCAAGGCGTGCAATGCGTGGCCATCAAGCTCGGTGCCGAAGGTGCCTACTGGCGCGACGCCAAGGGTGAACATGGGGTGGTC
This window of the Pseudomonas mosselii genome carries:
- a CDS encoding LacI family DNA-binding transcriptional regulator, which encodes MNKEPAPVRGRVTISEVAKAAGVSKATVSRYMGEDRQLLAEATAQRIEAVVERLGYRPNRMASALKRGRTGLIGMLLADIRNPYSVAVMHGVETACRQHGYSLVVCNTDYDDDQERNHLQALQSYNVDGLIVNTLGHRADELAKLARDLPMVLVDRQLAGLAVDLVGLDNSDAVEQALDHLQRCGYRDILAVTEPLDGTSSRQERVDAFQASIARRPGLRGQVLEVGVDLPEQLGSFMAGAGHGPQALFTCNGVATLEVVSVLHARGGTLFQDVGLLALDELDWYPLVGSGITALAQPTGRIGAAAFQCLLERLQGSGSPARRLDLQAELIPRGSTRSQA
- a CDS encoding sugar phosphate isomerase/epimerase family protein yields the protein MQTPIVSISLSSFGADVVRRLGQASYLPLLAAAGARRVEWREELFDAAPDAATLANLAAEHGLQSLYSTPLELWREDGSLEPAIAQRLQRASEIGAVALKVSLGHYQTGCDLQALAPLLGHKTALYVENDQTPYGGRLQTLERFFREAQAQGVAPGMTFDIGNWYWHDESPLLAAQLLGRWVRYVHCKAVARRADGRLVAVVPQALDLVQWRELMTHFAPDLPRAIEYPLAGDDLLALTARQVAQLAQLEGQVCHG
- a CDS encoding sugar kinase, which codes for MAEHDVLCFGETMAMFVAAQPGELAQVEGFGKRIAGADSNVAIGLARLGLGVRWLSRVGNDSLGAFVLDTLRQEGLDCSSVEIDDEHPTGFQLKERCDDGSDPKVEYFRRGSAASRLSPTQLQPALLEARHLHATGIPPALSGSCRALCHQLLDDMRAHGRSISFDPNLRPSLWPDRQTMVREINALAFKADWVLPGLEEGRLLSGRQSPQGIAEFYLEQGVQCVAIKLGAEGAYWRDAKGEHGVVPGFPVARVVDTVGAGDAFAVGVISALLEGLPLRRAVARGNWCGSRAVQSRGDMEGLPQRHELDLHENASIQPR